Proteins found in one Chlamydia sp. 04-14 genomic segment:
- a CDS encoding PTS sugar transporter subunit IIA has product MDLKLEELASLLDVSENTVRRWLDEGAIPSYSMNNEHRFNREEIEDWILHNQALVGLEKDEKHEEEFRDLSLKYSLYKAIYRGGIIRDVSVKNKAEALQYASSYIAEKFNLDASVLFEMLTHRENLMSTGIGEGIALPHAKDFLINAYYDVVVPMFLSTSIDFGALDGKPVNVLFFLFASQDKSHLNLINKIVHLGMSLEARSFLTNYPEKEQLLAYIKNWESQIH; this is encoded by the coding sequence ATGGATTTAAAATTAGAAGAGTTAGCTTCTTTATTAGATGTTTCTGAAAATACTGTCCGACGATGGCTAGATGAGGGGGCTATCCCTAGTTATAGCATGAATAATGAACATAGATTCAATCGAGAAGAAATAGAGGATTGGATATTACATAATCAAGCTCTAGTGGGATTAGAAAAAGATGAAAAACACGAAGAAGAATTTCGTGATCTTTCTTTAAAGTATAGCTTGTATAAAGCAATTTATCGTGGAGGAATTATCCGTGATGTATCTGTCAAAAATAAAGCAGAAGCTCTCCAGTATGCCTCTTCTTATATAGCAGAGAAATTTAATCTCGACGCTAGTGTACTTTTCGAGATGCTTACCCATCGGGAAAATCTCATGTCGACAGGTATTGGAGAAGGAATTGCTCTTCCCCATGCTAAAGATTTTTTAATTAATGCGTACTACGATGTTGTTGTCCCTATGTTTCTATCAACAAGTATTGATTTTGGTGCTCTTGATGGTAAGCCTGTAAACGTATTATTTTTCCTTTTTGCTTCCCAAGATAAAAGTCATTTAAATTTAATAAATAAAATTGTGCATCTTGGGATGTCTTTAGAAGCCCGAAGTTTTCTAACAAACTATCCAGAAAAAGAGCAGCTCCTTGCTTATATTAAGAATTGGGAATCGCAAATCCATTAA
- a CDS encoding PTS sugar transporter subunit IIA has product MPFYCESKPDFSLFSLLSPNLIMFLNKNSREEILQDLTDLAGAAGLLENKAEFFQALVTRENIMSTGIGMGVAIPHGKLHSCSDFFIAIGIHSQGILWDAIDGALVRLVFLIGGPDNAQAEYLKLLSTLTLSLRDESRREKLLQVTTIEEVMNVFLGM; this is encoded by the coding sequence ATGCCTTTCTATTGTGAGAGTAAACCTGATTTTTCCTTGTTTTCTCTTTTATCTCCCAATCTTATTATGTTTTTGAACAAAAACTCTCGGGAGGAGATTCTTCAAGATCTTACAGATCTTGCCGGTGCTGCAGGTCTGCTTGAGAATAAAGCAGAGTTTTTTCAAGCTTTAGTGACTCGTGAAAATATCATGTCCACAGGTATTGGCATGGGAGTGGCAATCCCTCACGGTAAATTACATAGTTGTTCTGATTTTTTTATCGCTATAGGCATCCATTCTCAAGGGATTCTTTGGGATGCGATAGACGGAGCTTTAGTACGTCTAGTCTTTTTGATTGGAGGTCCTGATAACGCTCAAGCTGAGTATCTCAAGCTGTTATCTACACTCACTCTGTCACTTAGAGATGAATCTCGACGTGAGAAGTTGCTGCAAGTTACGACGATTGAAGAAGTGATGAATGTCTTTTTAGGAATGTAG
- the dut gene encoding dUTP diphosphatase, with product MTIFCELESGVDLPEYATEGASGADLRANIEEPIAVLPGQRVLIPTGIKMQIPQGYEVQVRPRSGLALKHGIMVVNSPGTIDADYRGEVCIILANFGESTFIIEPKMRIAQAVVAPVVQAKFIVVDQEEGLTATSRGSRGFGHTGEK from the coding sequence ATGACTATATTTTGTGAATTAGAATCTGGTGTAGATCTTCCAGAGTATGCCACAGAGGGCGCTTCGGGCGCAGATCTTCGAGCCAATATTGAAGAGCCTATTGCTGTGTTACCTGGCCAGCGCGTATTGATTCCTACAGGAATAAAAATGCAAATTCCTCAAGGTTATGAAGTCCAAGTGCGTCCACGTAGTGGTTTGGCTCTGAAACATGGGATTATGGTTGTTAATTCTCCGGGAACAATAGACGCCGATTATCGCGGTGAAGTTTGTATTATACTTGCAAATTTTGGAGAGAGTACTTTTATTATCGAACCTAAGATGCGTATTGCTCAGGCTGTAGTTGCTCCCGTAGTCCAAGCAAAGTTTATAGTCGTGGATCAAGAAGAAGGGTTAACGGCAACATCTCGAGGAAGTAGAGGTTTTGGGCATACCGGAGAGAAGTGA
- the accD gene encoding acetyl-CoA carboxylase, carboxyltransferase subunit beta, translating to MRLFSYDKPKIKVQKIKADGFSGWLKCTHCHEMIHANELGQNFNCCPKCSYHYRITAAERIKLLADKDSWRPLYTNLKSQDPLKFVDTDTYPNRLAKARKDNTESEGVLVGVCAIGEHPVALAVMDFNFMAGSMGAVVGEKLTRLVEKAIVSKLPVIIVCASGGARMQESVFSLMQMAKTSAALAKLHEAGLPYISVLTNPTSGGVTASFASLGDVIIAEPKALICFAGPRVVAQVIGEDLPEGAQKSEFLLEHGMIDKVVERKQLKSTLQSLLDYFCAQEYTGGQDKAPRDLSKTLKEIFLLTDDSE from the coding sequence GTGCGTTTATTTTCTTACGACAAACCTAAGATTAAAGTGCAAAAGATAAAAGCTGATGGTTTTAGCGGTTGGTTGAAGTGCACGCATTGTCACGAGATGATTCATGCGAATGAACTGGGACAAAATTTTAACTGTTGTCCCAAATGCTCTTATCATTACCGCATTACCGCAGCTGAGAGGATAAAACTGCTAGCTGATAAAGATTCCTGGCGTCCTCTTTATACAAATCTCAAATCACAAGATCCGTTAAAATTTGTTGATACCGACACTTACCCAAATCGTTTAGCTAAGGCTAGAAAAGATAATACAGAAAGTGAAGGAGTCCTTGTTGGTGTTTGTGCCATAGGAGAGCATCCTGTAGCCTTAGCTGTGATGGACTTTAATTTTATGGCGGGATCTATGGGTGCTGTGGTCGGGGAAAAACTGACACGCCTGGTAGAGAAGGCCATAGTGTCAAAGCTTCCCGTAATTATTGTTTGTGCTTCTGGAGGCGCAAGAATGCAAGAATCTGTGTTTTCTTTGATGCAGATGGCAAAGACTTCCGCAGCTTTAGCAAAATTACACGAAGCAGGTCTACCTTACATCTCTGTTTTGACTAATCCTACATCTGGAGGAGTCACAGCTTCTTTTGCTTCTTTAGGCGACGTGATTATTGCCGAGCCCAAAGCTCTTATTTGTTTTGCCGGTCCTCGAGTCGTTGCCCAAGTTATAGGTGAAGATCTTCCTGAGGGGGCTCAAAAATCTGAATTTCTTCTCGAACACGGAATGATTGATAAAGTAGTCGAGAGAAAACAATTAAAGAGTACTTTGCAGAGTTTACTTGATTACTTTTGTGCTCAAGAATACACTGGCGGCCAAGACAAAGCCCCTAGGGATCTATCTAAGACCCTTAAAGAAATTTTTTTATTGACAGATGACAGTGAATGA